Proteins co-encoded in one Arachis hypogaea cultivar Tifrunner chromosome 13, arahy.Tifrunner.gnm2.J5K5, whole genome shotgun sequence genomic window:
- the LOC112737803 gene encoding early nodulin-like protein 9, with protein MATSILRSNKVVHSLGLLCVLLLVHEGAAYDFIVGGQKGWSVPSDSNFNPFNSWAEKSRFQIGDSLVFNYQSGQDSVLQVKSEDYASCNTNSPYAKFSDGHTVFKLTQSGPYFFISGNKDNCLKNQKLTVIVMADRTNRTSSTASPTSSPPSPQPPSAPSPAPTGQEGQSSPPPAGTVETNPTPAPSSEGHHPPNAAASAFVNFAASLLAISMASSALMFSL; from the exons ATGGCTACCTCAATTTTAAGGTCAAATAAAGTAGTTCATTCATTAGGGTTGTTGTGTGTGTTACTTTTGGTGCATGAGGGTGCTGCTTATGATTTCATAGTTGGAGGTCAAAAGGGTTGGAGTGTTCCAAGTGATTCCAATTTCAATCCTTTCAATTCATGGGCAGAAAAGAGCCGTTTTCAAATTGGAGACTCTCTAG TGTTCAACTACCAATCTGGGCAAGACTCAGTGCTGCAGGTGAAGAGCGAAGACTATGCAAGCTGCAACACAAACTCACCATATGCAAAGTTTTCAGACGGCCACACAGTGTTCAAGCTCACCCAATCAGGCCCATACTTCTTCATTAGCGGCAACAAAGATAACTGCCTCAAGAACCAGAAGCTAACCGTCATTGTCATGGCCGACAGAACCAACCGCACCTCCTCCACAGCAAGTCCCACTTCTTCGCCACCTTCGCCGCAGCCGCCATCAGCGCCTTCACCGGCCCCAACCGGCCAAGAAGGGCAGTCTTCTCCTCCACCTGCAGGAACTGTGGAAACAAATCCAACACCCGCACCGTCCAGTGAAGGACATCATCCTCCTAATGCTGCCGCCTCCGCCTTTGTCAACTTTGCTGCTTCGCTTCTAGCAATATCCATGGCTTCTTCAGCTCTCATGTTTTCTCTCTAG